The Changchengzhania lutea genomic sequence TTAAAAACGTAGTCATAAGAATATAGATTTCTTATGGCTTCTTCTTCCAACAGAGTATCATAATTAATATGATTTTCTTCGGCGTACTGCTTCAAATCTTTTCCAAATTTATGTTCTACCTCTTCTTTGGAAACCGAAAGCAATTTCTCTTGCGTTTCATCATCGAGGTTTGTGTAATTAAGATATACCATAACCGAAAAATTTTAGTATTCGCTTGGAAGCATTAGCGTATTATTCACGAAAAATAATCGCAGTTCATCCAATGGAAAATCGGTTACATTATAGCGATGTGTTTCAAAAATATTATCGTTTCCGTCGCTATAATTAATGATGGCTTCGCATTGCTTTTCAAACTGTTCCTTTTCAGAAAGTCGCTTAAAATCCACCGTAATAAATTCACTTCTATTCGATAGACTTTTTGCAATTACTGATGCATCTGTAATCAACCAAAAGCATTGCGCTTCGTTTGCTAAATATTTCAATCCGTCCGTAAACCGAGTTCCAATTAATGGAATTTTAAAGAACATTTCCGTACCGCAAAAATGTTGTAATTCGGCTTTTATTTTGTTACCTTTATCATTCATTGTTTATCTATTTAATAAGGTTAATAATGAAAAAGAGAGCGCACTTTTTGACAGGAACGCTCTCTTTTAATTTTAGATTATTCTGTAGCGTTATCGCCTTTAATTCCTAAAAGCAAGATTTCATCTACGACCACTTCGGTAACGTATCTTTTTTCTCCGGCTTTGGTTTCATAAGAGCGTGAGGTCAATTTTCCCTCTAACGCAACTTCTTTTCCTTTGCCTACATATTTTTCTACGATTTCGGCAATCTTTCCCCATGCCACAATATTGTGCCATTGGGTGTTCGTCACTTTTTCGCCCTTAGAATCTTTGTAAGACTCATTTGTAGCGATTGAAAATTTTGCAACTTTCTTTCCGCTTTCAAGGTTTGTGATTTCTGGCTCGTTTCCTACGTTGCCAATTAACTGTACTTTGTTTCTTAGAGTACTCATGATTAAAAAATTTAAAGATTAATATTGACCTATCTGAACCATTCAGAAAGGCTTTGTTATTGATTTACTTATTATATCCCGAGCGTTTTCCTTTTTTTGTTTTTTTAACTT encodes the following:
- a CDS encoding DUF6876 family protein, whose translation is MNDKGNKIKAELQHFCGTEMFFKIPLIGTRFTDGLKYLANEAQCFWLITDASVIAKSLSNRSEFITVDFKRLSEKEQFEKQCEAIINYSDGNDNIFETHRYNVTDFPLDELRLFFVNNTLMLPSEY
- a CDS encoding single-stranded DNA-binding protein, with translation MSTLRNKVQLIGNVGNEPEITNLESGKKVAKFSIATNESYKDSKGEKVTNTQWHNIVAWGKIAEIVEKYVGKGKEVALEGKLTSRSYETKAGEKRYVTEVVVDEILLLGIKGDNATE